DNA sequence from the Sphingomonas bisphenolicum genome:
TCGCGCATGAAATGGCGCATCAGTGGTTCGGCGACCTCGTCACCATGGCCTGGTGGGACGATCTGTGGCTGAACGAGGGGTTCGCAAGCTGGATGGCGACCAAGGTGACCGACAAGCTGCAACCCGACTGGGAAATGCTGCTGACCCGCGTGGACGGGCGCGAGGCGGCGATGAGCCTCGATTCGCTCGCCACCACCCATGCCGTGGTGCAGAAGATCACCACCGTCGATCAGGTGAACCAGGCGTTCGACGCCATCACCTATCAGAAGGGTGAGGCGGTCATCACCATGCTGGAAGGCTATGCCGGCGAGGATGCATGGAAAGCGGGCATCCAAGCCTATATGAAGGCGCATGCCTACGGAAACACCGTGACCGACGACCTGTGGAAATCGGTCGAGGGCGCGGGCGCCACGGGGCTGGTTTCGATCGCGCATGACTTTACGTCGCAGCCGGGCATTCCGCTGGTCACCGTCGACAGCGCGGTCTGCAAGGGCGGATCGACCGTCCTGACGCTGAGCCAGGGCGAATTTAGCCGCGATCAGAAGAGCAAGACGCCGCTGCGCTGGAACGTGCCGGTCAAGGCGCAGACCATCGGCGGCGAAGCGCAGCGTCTGATTTTGCAGGGCAAGGGCACGGTGACGCTGCCGGGCTGCGGCGCCTATGTCGTCAATGCGGGGCAGACGGGCTATTATCGCTCGCTCTATCCGGCGGCCAATGTGAAGGCGCTGGCGAAGGATTTCACCAGGCTGGCCAGCATCGACCAGACCGGCTTGCTTGCGGACAACTTCCAGCTTGGTTTGGGCGGGTATCAGCCGATCGGGCTGGCGATGGACCTGGTGGACGCGGTGCCCGCGACCGCCAGCCCCGCCGTGCTGGCGGAGGTCCCGGAATATATCAGCGGCGCTTATGACATGCTGGAGAGCGACAAGGCGGCGCAGGCGAAGGTGGCGGCCTATGGCTCGGCCAAGCTGGGGCCGGTGCTGGCGGATATCGGCTATGACGTGAAGCCGGGCGAAGCGGCGCAGGCGCCGGTGCTGCGTCAGGCGCTGGTGGCGACGCTGGGCGATATGGGCGACAAGACGGTGGTGGCCGAAGCCAATCGTCGCTTCGCCCAGCCTGCCCTGCTCGATGGGCCGCTGCGCAACACCTGGCTGTCGATCATCGCCAAAAATGCCGATCAGGCGACCTGGGACAAGCTGCGCGCCATGGCCAAGGGCGCGACGACCGACCTGGAGAAGAGCAGCACCTATGCGCTGCTGGGCGGCGCGAAAGACGAGAAGCTGGCGGCGCAGGCGCTGGACCTCGCTTTGACCGACGAGCCGGGCAAGACGACGAGCGCGGCGATCATCAGCGCGGTCGGTTACGAGCATCCGATGATGGCGGTCGATTATGTGCTGGCGCATCGCGCGCAATATGAGGCGCTGATCGACGTCTCGGCGCGCAGCCAGGCGCTGGCGCGCCTCGGTGGCGGGTCGGCCGACCCGGCGATGGCGACCAAGCTGGACGCCTATGCCACCCAATATCTGACGCCCGAATCGCGCAAGGTGGTGGATCGCGCCATTTCCGCGATCAAGACGCGGATCGAGACGCGGGGCCGGTTGCAGGCGCCGCTCACCGCCTGGTTCGCGGGCAGGAAATAAGCAGGAAGGGCGGTGGCGCGATCCACCGCCCTTTTTGATTCAGAGGATTCGCCGTTCGCGCGCGGCGCGTTCCAGATCGTCGCGGAAGGCGGGGTGGGCGATGGCGATGAGCGCGCGGGCGCGATCGGCCAGGCTCTTGCCCTTCATGTCGGCGGAGCCGAATTCGGTGACGATGATATGGGTATCGGTGCGCGGCGTCGTGACCGGGCCGTCGAGCCAGGGGACGATGCGCGATATCGTGCCTTTCGCGGCGGTCGCATGGCAGGCGATGATCGACCGGCCGCCCTTCGACGCATAGGCGCCGCGCACGAAATCGAGCTGGCCGCCGGTCCCGCTATATTGGCGGCCGTTCACGAATTCCGAATTGCAGGCGCCCGACAGGTCCAGTTGCAGCGTGGCGTTGACCGAAAGCATGGCGTCATTCTGCGCGATGACATGCGGCGCGTTCACATATTCGACAGGCCGGGCGTCGAGCGTCGGATTGTCGTGCAGGAAATCGTAGAGCGGCTGGTCGCCCATGGCGAAGGTGAAGACCGATTTGCCGGGGTGCAGGCTCTTGGCGCTGTTGTCGACCACGCCTGCCTGGATCAGGCTGACGAGGCCGGGCGAGAGGAGTTCGGTGTGGATGCCCAGGCGCCGATGGCTCATCAGCGCGGCGCAGACCGCGTCGGGCACCGCGCCGATGCCCATTTGCAGGCAGGCGCCATCCTCCACCATGGCGGCGATGATCGCGCCGATCGCGTCGTCCGTGGCGTTGCGGGGGAGGGACGGGGTCTGGCAGAGCGGGACATGATGTTCGACCAGCGCAGCGACGTCCGACACATGGATCAGGCAGTCGCCATGGACATAGGGCATGGCGGGGTTGACCTCCACGACTAGCCGCGTGCCGCTGCGCGCGACCGCCAGCGCATAGTCGGTGTCGGTGCCGAGGCTGAAATAGCCATTCGCATCCATCGGCGAGACGGTGGTGATGAAGCTGTCCACGCCGATATGCTCGGTCAGGGCGCGGGGTATCTGGTGGAACGGGACCGGCAGCAATTCAGCCAGGGGACCGGAGCTGGGGTCGGATTCGGTCGCCGACAGCGCGTCGTTGGCGCGCTCCACGCCGCCATGGAACAGGCTGATCCGGCGGATGCGGTCGGCGAGGTCCGGTGCGAGGATCGCGGCGGCGGACGCTGCGGGCGCGAGCATGGCGTAGAGGGTGGCGTCGCGCAGCGCGCCGGCGCGCACCCGATCGGCCAGCGCCGCCGCCAGCGCGGGCGGGAAACTGACGGCGAGGCCGGCAGCGATCTGCGCGCCATCCGGGATCAGCGCGACGGCCTGCTGCGCCGACATCCGCTTCGCGTCATATAGTTCCTTGATGGTCATGCCCTCTCCCCGGCGCTTTGGGGCCTTGTCGCCCGGCGCCGCGGAGAGGGCAATCCACCTTTAGTGGGAAGTCAGCGTGGCAGCCCCAGCGCCTTGCCGATGTCGTCCCAGGCGACCAGTTTGAAATTCTGGGCGGCGGTCGCATTGTGGCTGTCCTGCGCCACGAACAGCCCGCCGGGATAGGCCGGGCCGAAATCGCCGAGCATCAGGTCGATGCCGTCGGTTTCCTCCGATCCGCCGATGGCGCCGTCCACCACGCGGAAGCGACCGACATAGGAGTCGTCGCTGATCCGGTAGACGACATAGGCATTGTCGCCCTGGCTGGACACGAGGACATAGCCGTCCTTCGCGCCGATCGGCGCGATGGCGACGCCTTCGGCATCCATGACCAGATTCTTCCCGTCGGCCGCGGCGATCTTCGTCGGCGTGGGCGATCCGGCGGCGCGCGCGTCGAAGCGCCACAGGCCGACATCCTCCTCCGCCACATAGAGGGTGCCGGTGCGATCATCGACGGCGCAGCCTTCCGACTGGGTGCCGAGCTTCATGGTGCGGACGATCGTGCCGGTCGGCATCGCGCCCGATGCGTCGAGCGCGACCTGATGGATGGTGCCGTCCTTCAGCACGATGAAGCCGTAGGTCGCCGCGCCTTCACGCGACAGGCAGACGCCATAGGCCTCGCCGGTCCCGGCATCGACCTTGCCCAGCGCCGTGAGCTTGGCCGTGGCGGGGTCGAGGCGGAAGAGCGCGAGCTTCGCGTGGGCGACATCGCTGCGGTCGGACGCGACGACGAGGATGCCGGGCTGGCCGCCGATCGTCACGCCGTCGCGCAGATCGACATTGTTGACCCGGCCCGCGTTCAGGAAATCGCGGGTCTTGCCGTCGAGGCCATAGACGTACAGCCCGGCCTTCTTGTCGGTCCCCACGATCAGGCTCTGCGCCGGGTCGGCGGCATTGCGCCAGATCGCCGGATCGTCGGCCGCGTCGGCATTGGCCGTGCCGACCGGGGTGGTTTCGCCGCGCGCGGTGACGTTCACCGCCGGCGTGGTGTTGGCGATGCGGGTCGCGACGGGGACTTCGGTTTCCGTCGTGGCGCAGGCGGCGAGGGCGAGAAGGCTGGTGAGGCCAAGGGTCAAACGGATCATGCGGGTTCCTCTTATTTGCCGCGGGCGACGCATTTGCCGCCGTCCGGGCCGATCAGGCCGGTGCAAGTACGCTGGGCGATAGTCGGCTCGGTCGTGTCGGTCAGGTGATTGCCGTCCGCCCGCTTTTCCAGGTCGAAGCCGTCATAGAGCTTGCCCGATGCGGTGAAGGTGCGAAATGTGAGCCGGTCGATACCGCCGTCATTGGCCACATCCACCACCTGATAGAGTTCGGTCGCTTCGGCAGTCTTGTCGGGCTGGGTGCGGGCGCGGTCGTTGAGGCCGTACATTTTGGCGCCGGTGACCGAGACAAGATAAACCGGCCCCTGGATCGCGCCATTCCTGCGCGTCGTGGCGGAGGCTTCGCGTCCCGCTTCGGAGGTCAGGCGGCTGTAGCAATGGTCATGGCCTTGCAGCACCAGATCGACCTTGCGCTTGTCGAACACCGGCTTCCACGCGGCCTTAATCTCCGCCGTGTCCTGCGGCCGGGCGCAGGTGAAGACGGGCTGGTGGAACAGCACGATATTCCATGTCGCCTTGCTGGATGCCAGCGTGGCGTCGAGCCATTTGGTCTGCTGCGCCATGGTGCCGAGATCGATCGCCGAGGTGCCGTCGAGGATGATGAAGCGTACGCCCTGATAGTCCACGAAATAGGTCGTCTTCAGGCCCGGCACGCCATTGTCGGGCAGGGCGAACTGGAGCGGGAAATACGGGCCGAGCCGGCGGCTTTCCGTGCCGTCCGGCAGCGCCACGTCGACATATTCATGATTGCCGGTGGCGGGCAGTTGCGGGACGATCGACCAGTTATAGCCGCCCGCCTGGTTCCATTCGCCCCATTCGTCGTCATGGTCGAGATCGTCGCGCTGCGCCGCGAGATCGCCGGCATGGGCGACCAGTTCGATGCCGCCATTGGCATGGAAGGCCTGACGAATGACGCGGCTGGCATAGGTCAATATGCCGTTCTGGATGTCGCCCAGATAGAGGAAACGGAAAGGCTTCGCCTCTGTCGAAGCCGTGCGGAATTGCAGCCATTCGCTCCAGCCCGCGCTGCCCTTGAGCCGATAAGCGTAGACGGTGTCGGGAGTCAGATTGTCGAAGCGGATCTGGTGATAGAGGGCCGGGCCGTTGGCGCTGTCCTTTGCCGTTCCAGGCGAACCCGCGATGGTCTGCGCCTTTTCCTCCAGCGTCGGGCCGTCGACCGCGATGGCGATCTGCGCTTCGCTGGGCGACTGGGCGGCGTCGGTGCGATAGGCCACCGCCATGCCGCGGGCCGGATCGGCGGCGGGCGTCAGGATGATGCGGTCGGGCAGGCTGCGCGCGGCATAGGGCGTGCCGGTCGAGCGCGGGACGGGTGGCGTCGGTGTCTGGGCATGGGCGGGCGCCGTGCCGGCCAGCAGAGCGATGAGGGCGAGGCGGATCATGGCCTGGACTCCGGTAAAAGCAAAAAGCCGGCCGGGTAAGGGAACCCGGCCGGCAGAGGGGAACAAGGGGCGGATCAGAAGCTGGCGGTGACGCCGAACTTCGCGGTCCAGTTATATTCTTCATATTGCAGGATGCGCTTCGACCCGGCGTAGTTCTGATAGGCGAAATAGGGTTCGTTGGTGGCGTTGATCCACTCGGCGAACACGCGCACGCCCGGCGCGACCCGGTATTTGGCGCTCAGGTCGAGCTGGAAGTGATTGTCGACATAGCGGTCCTGATCGGCTTCGCTGCCCAGTTCGTCCAGATATTTGTCGCGATAGGTGCCGGCCGCGCGCAGCGAGACCGGACCCTTTTCGTAGCCCAGCACCAGGTTGAAGGTGTTCTTGGACGAGGACATCAGCGGGATTTTGCGCGGATCGCTGATGTCGCCGTCGGTCGGCACCGTGCCCTTGGCGTCGGTATAGGTATAGTTGGCGTTGAGCAGCAGGCCGTCGAACGGCGCGGGCAGGAAGCTGAACACCTGGCTGTAGGACAGTTCCAGTCCCTTGATCTTCGCCTTGTCGCCATTGATGTAGGTGGTCAGTTCCTCATAATCGACGCCCATGATCGTGCCCGGATCGGTGATCCGCTGTTCGACCACGAAGTCCTTGACCGACTTCCAGAAGAAGCCGGCGGTCAACGCCGCATTGGTGCCGAAATACCATTCGGCCGACAGGTCGGCGTTCCACGCCTGATAGGGTTTGAGGTTCGGGTTGCCGAAGGTCGCCTCGCGATCCTCGTTGATGTCGAAGCGCGGCGCGAGGTTGGACAGCTTGGGACGCACGAGGCTCTTGTAGCCGCCCGCGCGGAAGACGAGGTTGCGGACGGGTTCGTAGCGGACCGTCAGGCTGGGCAGCCAGTTGGTGTAGTTGCGGATGAAGCGGTTGGGCGTGATCGTGACATTCTCGTCCGAGTCCGTTTCGGTCAGGAAGGCGCGGATGTCGTTGCGGGTCTGCTCCATGCGGACGCCACCGATGACGCGCAGCGTCTCGCTGTCCCAGCGGCCCAGCAGGTAGGTCGCGAGGATGTCTTCCTTCACCGAATAATCCGATGTCGCCGAATTGAGCGTGGAGTCCAGCTCGTTCCGTTCGAAATTGGCGATGTTGTCGTAGAAGAAGTCGGTCGGGCCGGTGTGGCTGGGCAGGGGCAGGATGTCCTGGATGCGGTAGGTCTGGCCGCCCAGCACGTCGGCGAGCGTGTAGTCGCCGTCATAGTCGTCATAGACGTCGGCCTGAAGGTCGTAGCTCTTCTTGCGCCAGCGCGCCTTCATGCCCGTCTGCACCGTGAAGGTGCCGCCATCGCTTGCAAAGGCGCGCGAAATGTCGCCCTTGATCATATATTCGCGGTCCTTCGAATTGGACAGCGTGGTGCGCTCCAGTTCGTTGAAACCATAGCTTTCGGGGTCGAAGAAATCGGCGGTGTTGCCGCTGACCGTGAAGGTCGGCTTCATCGGGTTGGAATAGTCGAAATTCACGTCGACGCCGTCCCCGTCGAAACGGGCGCGGAAACGGGTGGGATCAATCGAGCCATTCTCGCGCTCGCTCGATTCGGACCAGCTGCCGGCATAGGTGGCCTTCCACGGGCCGGTTTCGGTGACGCCGCCCAAGGTCAGCGACTTGATCCGCTGGCGCTCGAACCGATCCTTCATGCGGCGGCGTACTTCGATGCGGCCGTCTTCGTCGCTGAACTGGACGGTATCGCCCGAAGCCGATGCGGGAGGCTCGCTCATGATCAGGGTCACGTCGCCGCGATATTCCTGGTCGTCGAACTGGCTGTAGATGCCGCGCGCATAAAGTTTGGTCGTGTCCGTCGCGAGCCAGTCGAGGCTGAGCGAACCACCGAGGCGCTTCCGCTGCACGTCATAGTCGCGATACTGGACTTCTTCGGCATAGGCGGTGCCGTCGTCGGTCTGGTTCCAGTCGGCCGCCTCGATATTGTCGGTCTGGAACTTGCGCTTATAGTAGCTGACGCCACCGGCGATGCCGAACCGGTCGGTGATGCGGGTCGAAAAGTCGAAGCTGCCCTTGGGCGTCAGTGCATCGGCATAGTCGTTATAGCTGCCTTCCAGCTTGACCGTGTAGAGATCCTTCTTGCGGTCGAAGGCGCTGGTGGTGTTGATCTCGATCGACGCGCCGATGGTGTCGGCGTCCATGTCCGGCGTCAGCGACTTCTTGATTTCGATCGATTCGATCAGTTCCGACGGGATGACGTCGAGCGCGACCGAGCGGACGTCGCTTTCCGGTGCGGGGATGCGCGTGCCGTTGATCGAGGCGGCGTTGAGTTCGGGATCGAGGCCGCGGACCGAAACGAAGCGGCCCTCACCCTGGTCGTTCAGGATGTTGACGCCGGGCAGGCGGCGGATCGATTCGGCGACATTCTGGTCGGGGAACTGGCCGATGGCGTCGCGGGTCAGGACGCTTTCGACACCGTCGGCGGCGCGCTGACGGGACAGCGTCGAGGCCTGGTTGGCGACCTGGCCGACGACGATGATCGATGCGTCGATATTCGATCCGATCCGGATGTCGGCATCGACATCGCCGCTGGCGGGCACGATGACGGTGGTGCGGACCGGATCGGCGCCGACATAGCGGGCCTCGATCGTGTAGGTGCCGGGCGCGACATCGGGAAAGCGATAGCTGCCGTCACGGCCCGCTTCGGCGATGCGGCCGGTTTCCACGATGCGCAGTTGCGTCGATTGTAGCGCGCGCGTGCCGGTGCCGTCGGACACGGTGCCGGCGATGGTGCCGGCAAAGGCCGCTGCGGGGGTCGCGAGCGCGAGCATGATGGCTGCGCGGCTCGCGCCGCGAAGTAGGTGGTTCATCGATATTCTCCCTGTTGGCGCGGCAATGCGGCGTCGTTCCGCCTGCCAGTCGTTGAGGCGCGCAGTGGGAGATTGATGTTACGACTTCATTCCAGAGCCGTGACAGATCCGTGAATATCGCAGATATTAGACAGGGAAAAAGCGCGCGGCCCGGATCGGGCGGGCGTCCGAAGGTCGGAGGCTATTCCCGTTCCCGGCCCTTGCCCACGTTGAGATAGGCCGCGACCGCATCGACGCTGTCGCCGACGATGTCGACGGCCTCCTCCAGTTCATCGGGCGACACGTCGAAGCGGCAGGTCCAGTAAAGCAGCGCCGCTTCATCATCCAGCGTGACGCGATCGACATCCCGATCCGGTTTCATGATGCGTCCTCCTGTCCCATCGGACAGGCAGAAACGCATAAATGGCGGCGCTTTTCCGCTTCCCTTTGGGACAGGTGACCGGGAAAGGCTTAGCTGAGCGGGCTGCTGGCCCAGTTTTTGAGCTTGGCGTAGAGCGCGGCGATAACCCCGGCGAAGATCAGGATCGCGAGCGGCACGGCCCAGGGATTTTCCGCCACCAGCGCCAGCGGCGCGTCGCTGTCGGTGCTGGCGACGATGCCGGCGAAGGCGACGCCGAACAGGCTTTCGCCGACGATGAAGCCGGTCGCCATCAGCACGCCCATGCGTTCGGCAAATTCCGGGTTCGACTGGCGTAGCGACCAGCGGTTGTAGAAATGGCCGATCACTGCGCCGACCGGGATCAGCAGGGTCAGCGCCATCGGCAGGTAGATGCCCATGCCGACCGCGAGCGGGGGCAGGCGCAGCTTGCCGGCGCGGCCGAGCAGTTCGTCGACCAGCACCACGACCGCGCCGATCCCTGCGCCGATGCCGATCAGCCCCCAGTCGAGATCGCCGCCCAGCACGCCCTTGGCCAGCGCGGAGATGAGCGCCGCCTGCGGTGCGGGCAGGGCGTTTGGCCCGGCGCCGGGCGCGCCGGCGAAGCCGAAGGCGCTGTTGAGCAGGTCGAGCACCGGCGGGATCACCAGCGCGCCGAACAGCACGCCCAGGATCAGCGCGATCTGCTGCTTCCACGGCGTCGCGCCGACCAGCTGGCCGGTCTTGAGGTCTTGCAGATTGTCGTTGGAGATGGTCGCGATGCCGAAGACGATCGCCGTCGTGAACAGGGCATAGGCGATCAGCGCCTGCGTCTGCTTGGGATCGCCGCCGCCCGATCCGTAGATGGCGGCCAGCATCAGCGAAGCGCCCAGCACGGCGAGGATGCCGACGCCCGAAATCGGGCTGTTCGACGCGCCGATCAGGCCCGCCATATAGCCGCAGACCGACGCGATCACGATGCCCGCGACCAGCACATAGGCCAGGGTCAGGCCGATCACGGGCACGGGGTTGGCGGCGATCGGGCCGCCCTGCGCGAAGACCCAGAGCAGGAAGCCGATCGGCACCAGCGCGGCGAGGATGGTGCCGCCGACGATGGAGATAGGCAGGTCGCGCTCGGTAATGTCGAGGTCGGCGGCGTTGCCTGCCTTGCGCGTGGCGTTGGCGACCAGTGCGGAGCGGATGCCGCTGACGATGGGGCCGAGGATCTTGAGCAGGGTCCAGATCGCCGCGACGCCGATCGTGCCCGCGCCGATGAAGCGCGCCTTCATGCGGAAGGTGGTGCCGACGAGGTCGGCCAGGTCCGCGCCGGCGGGAACAGGCGTGGTCAGATAGGGCACGATGCCGACCCAGCTGATGAGCAGGCCGATGAACATGGCGACGCCGACCGACAGGCCGACGAGATGGCCGACGCCGATCAGCGCCATCGAAAAGCTGGTGGAGACCGACGTCGCGCCCGCGCCGAATTTGAAGAAGGTGGCGGCTTCTTCGGCCAGGATCTTCGTCTTGGCGATGATCGAGAAGCTGGCGGCGGCGATCGCGCTGGCGACGATCGCGGCGAGGCCGCGGCGGTTTTCCTCCAGCCCCTCGCGCGAACCCGCGCCGACCTTCAGCACTTCGGCGGCGGCGACGCCTTCGGGATAGGGCAGGTCGGAGCCGGTGACGAGCGCGCGGCGCAGCGGCACCGAATACATGACGCCCAATATGCCGCCCAGCGCGATGGTGCAGGCCGACAGCCAATAGGGGAAGCCCTGCCACCAGCCGATGATGACCAGGCCAGGCAGCACGAAGATGATCGCCGAGAGCGTGCCGGCGGCGGACGCGATGGTCTGGACGATATTGTTTTCCAGGATCGTGCCGGTCGCAAACAGCCGCAGCACCGCCATGGAGATGACCGCCGCGGGGATGGAGGTGGCGAAGGTCAGGCCGATCTTGAGGCCCAGATAGACGTTCGCCGCGGTGAAGATGAGGGTGATGAGCGCGCCGAGGATCACGCCCCTGATCGTCAGCTCCGCCATCGGCGTTGCCTTGCTATCCGTCGTCACCCGCATGTCCCCTTGGCTTTTTCTGGCGTCCTTGATCCGGCTGGTAATAATGTTGCTTGGCTGTGGATCAATCGGAAAGTGATATGCAACCGACTATGGACCCGCGATGGGCATGAGGACAGAGCAAAAAGGCGGCGCTGTTCAGGAAGTTTTGCCGCCACTCGTGCCGACCGGCCGGGCATGGTCGAGATAGGCGTCCACCAGTCCCGTCCAGCGCTGATAGCCGCGCGCATTCATGTGCAGTCCGTCGGGGCGGAAGAGCGAGGCGTCTGGCAGGCCGTCGCGCGCCAGCAAGGCGGTGCCGACGTCGAGATAGTCGAATTTCTCCGCTCTGGCGCGTGCTGCGATGGCGGCGTTGACCTGCGCCATCTTGGGCCAGAGCGTCCAGCGGATCGGGCTGGGCTTGAGCGAGAGCCAGACGATGGCGGCGCGGGGATAATCGGCGCGCAGCCGCTTGAGCAGGGTCAGGATGTCGCGCGATACGGCGTCAGGCGTCGTGCCGGCGGCCAGATCATTCTCGCCCACATAGACGACTACCGAGCGCGGCGGGACGGGCGGGAGCAGCCGCTTGTAATAATGGAGGACATGGGCCGTGGTCGCGCCGCCGAAGCCGCGATTGACGGTGCCGATGTCGGTGAAGCTGCCCGCTATGTCCCACAGCCGGATGCTGGAGCTGCCCAGGAAGAGCGTGGCGTCGCGCATCGGGGGACCGGCGCTGTTGGCTTTGGCGAAGGCCTCCACCTCATTGGAGAAGGGGAAGGTCGGGTCGGCATTGGGGCCAGGGCCGGGGGCGGCGCGGGCGGGGGCTGGCGGCGGCACGGCCGCGGCAGGAGCCGCCAGCGCGCAGGCGAGCAGCAGCGTCAGCGCCGTGCGGCGCAGGCCCGCGGCCGGCAATCCGATGCCCGGGCCGATGTCCAGCACCTTAGTGGCGGTGGAGCGGGCGCAGGCGATATTTGCCGTCCGCATAGGGGCCGAACATGCCGGTGATGGCGGGATGATCGACCGGCTCGTCGCTGTCGTCGGTGACCAGATTCTGCTGGCTGACATAGGCAACATAGCTGGATTCGCCATTTTCGGCGAGCAGGTGATAGAAGGGCTGGTCCTTGTCTGGCCGCGCGGTTTCAGGAATCGCTTCATACCATTCCTCGCTATTGGCGAAGACCGGATCGATATCGAACACGACGCCGCGAAAGCCGAACATGCGATGCTTGACCACATCGCCGATATTGAAGCGGGCATGGACGATCGGCGGGGCAGTGACGCCGGCGCCGAAAATCTGAATCGTGTCTTTCATTCCCCCAATTTAGGATGCTGCCCGGCGGACACAAGAAAAATACCGGAAAGGCCGCTTGGCAAGCGCGATTTCATTCGCTAATGGCCGCCCCTCGACCGGGACGGCGCAGGCCGGACCTTCTG
Encoded proteins:
- a CDS encoding GDSL-type esterase/lipase family protein, with amino-acid sequence MRTANIACARSTATKVLDIGPGIGLPAAGLRRTALTLLLACALAAPAAAVPPPAPARAAPGPGPNADPTFPFSNEVEAFAKANSAGPPMRDATLFLGSSSIRLWDIAGSFTDIGTVNRGFGGATTAHVLHYYKRLLPPVPPRSVVVYVGENDLAAGTTPDAVSRDILTLLKRLRADYPRAAIVWLSLKPSPIRWTLWPKMAQVNAAIAARARAEKFDYLDVGTALLARDGLPDASLFRPDGLHMNARGYQRWTGLVDAYLDHARPVGTSGGKTS
- a CDS encoding OPT family oligopeptide transporter: MTTDSKATPMAELTIRGVILGALITLIFTAANVYLGLKIGLTFATSIPAAVISMAVLRLFATGTILENNIVQTIASAAGTLSAIIFVLPGLVIIGWWQGFPYWLSACTIALGGILGVMYSVPLRRALVTGSDLPYPEGVAAAEVLKVGAGSREGLEENRRGLAAIVASAIAAASFSIIAKTKILAEEAATFFKFGAGATSVSTSFSMALIGVGHLVGLSVGVAMFIGLLISWVGIVPYLTTPVPAGADLADLVGTTFRMKARFIGAGTIGVAAIWTLLKILGPIVSGIRSALVANATRKAGNAADLDITERDLPISIVGGTILAALVPIGFLLWVFAQGGPIAANPVPVIGLTLAYVLVAGIVIASVCGYMAGLIGASNSPISGVGILAVLGASLMLAAIYGSGGGDPKQTQALIAYALFTTAIVFGIATISNDNLQDLKTGQLVGATPWKQQIALILGVLFGALVIPPVLDLLNSAFGFAGAPGAGPNALPAPQAALISALAKGVLGGDLDWGLIGIGAGIGAVVVLVDELLGRAGKLRLPPLAVGMGIYLPMALTLLIPVGAVIGHFYNRWSLRQSNPEFAERMGVLMATGFIVGESLFGVAFAGIVASTDSDAPLALVAENPWAVPLAILIFAGVIAALYAKLKNWASSPLS
- the hspQ gene encoding heat shock protein HspQ translates to MKDTIQIFGAGVTAPPIVHARFNIGDVVKHRMFGFRGVVFDIDPVFANSEEWYEAIPETARPDKDQPFYHLLAENGESSYVAYVSQQNLVTDDSDEPVDHPAITGMFGPYADGKYRLRPLHRH